A genome region from Leptospira stimsonii includes the following:
- the lpxK gene encoding tetraacyldisaccharide 4'-kinase: MKSFTVLSLIQVLLFPIFYALSFVYRGLFLLDQKLTPKKKLPDAFVISVGNLSMGGTGKTPFSIYLAKTIHREFPDKKIVLLSRGYGSTGTKNGLRVTPQSSPREAGDEPLLLKKHLPFAEVWIGRDRYASYIRFKEELGISEETIVILDDGFQHHVLERDMDIVLLDSSKVRTERFLIPAGNLREPFSALSRADWIVFSKYEPSAERIVQNFQNKFSKGALRFSLEPDKLLSPSMKLDSTKLLYGKKVYAFTAIGNPEVFFSMIRSFHPIELVTRSYRDHHSYTMEDENEFLSISKAYDFVICTEKDLVKISDPPENLKILLLESKLDKEDKLISSLKNRIK; the protein is encoded by the coding sequence ATGAAGTCTTTTACGGTTTTATCTCTCATTCAAGTCCTATTATTTCCGATATTTTACGCTCTATCCTTTGTCTACAGAGGACTTTTTCTTCTCGATCAAAAGCTCACTCCGAAAAAAAAACTCCCCGACGCTTTTGTGATCAGCGTAGGAAATTTATCGATGGGCGGAACCGGTAAAACGCCATTCTCCATATATCTCGCAAAAACGATTCACAGAGAATTTCCGGATAAAAAAATCGTTCTTCTTTCCAGAGGTTACGGTTCCACGGGAACCAAAAACGGCCTCAGAGTCACGCCGCAATCCAGCCCCAGAGAAGCGGGAGATGAACCTCTCCTCTTAAAAAAACATCTTCCATTTGCTGAAGTCTGGATCGGGCGCGATCGATACGCGTCCTATATTCGTTTTAAGGAAGAATTGGGAATCTCCGAAGAGACGATCGTGATTTTGGACGACGGATTTCAACATCACGTTTTGGAAAGAGACATGGACATCGTACTTTTGGATTCGAGCAAAGTGCGAACGGAAAGGTTTTTAATCCCCGCGGGAAATCTAAGGGAACCGTTCTCCGCGCTTTCGAGAGCGGATTGGATCGTGTTTTCGAAATACGAACCTTCGGCGGAAAGAATCGTTCAAAACTTTCAGAATAAATTTTCCAAAGGGGCCTTGAGATTTTCTTTGGAACCGGACAAACTTTTATCGCCGAGTATGAAATTGGATTCCACAAAACTTTTATACGGGAAAAAAGTTTATGCGTTTACTGCGATCGGAAATCCCGAAGTATTCTTTTCGATGATCCGAAGTTTTCATCCGATCGAATTGGTCACACGATCCTATAGAGATCATCATTCGTATACGATGGAAGACGAGAATGAATTCCTTTCCATATCAAAAGCATACGACTTTGTAATCTGTACGGAAAAAGACTTGGTCAAAATTTCCGATCCTCCGGAAAATCTAAAAATTCTTCTCTTGGAAAGTAAGTTGGACAAAGAAGACAAACTCATCTCATCACTTAAGAATCGAATCAAATAG
- a CDS encoding ABC transporter ATP-binding protein, whose protein sequence is MNIYKRLLKYSFKYKYRLISGVVLSFLVSVLNGASLTSLIPIFDSLGTGEKTSFEISLTKKDKALIQRHEENDSLSSVESIELTLAQWKIKLNSSLKTMSHDELVLLFCFIVFPVYLLKLVFLAAAVYCINSAGYLAIRDLRAELYAKAQTLPLNNFVQEKTGILMSRIINDVEVLGKLISSDLKDAIIDFFYIITHLLLLLYLSWKMFLAVFIIVPLVMGPVSAFADKIRRATRNQQERLSSLNGHLQEVISGIRVIRAFSMEKVEADRFRELNQDLSDKTFQGHFYHQIGPSLTELFSSIVAVIFLSFGAYLMEDGTFSRGMFMAFFLTLIFLMRPFKQMSMLSNSIQSAISAGERVFELLDQETDIKNPEHPKFLKKMVKGIRFEKVTFSYPGSKNPAIQEIDLNIPKGETIALVGASGAGKSTLVDLVPRLIDPQEGAIYLDDIDIRELDLSNLRKRIGIVAQQVFLFNGTIRENICYGNQGVTDEQLYAACEQAFAMEFILSFEEGFETIVGERGVMLSGGQRQRIAIARALLLNPEILILDEATSALDTESERLVQQALESLYKNRTVIIIAHRLSTVQIANRIFAMEDGRIVESGTHPELMQLDGKYKKLYDIQFVETAENV, encoded by the coding sequence ATGAACATCTATAAACGGCTCCTAAAGTATTCCTTCAAGTACAAATACAGATTGATTTCCGGGGTCGTACTTTCTTTTCTCGTTTCGGTCTTAAACGGGGCCTCCCTCACTTCTTTGATTCCGATCTTCGATTCCCTTGGAACCGGAGAAAAGACGAGTTTTGAAATTTCCCTCACAAAAAAAGACAAAGCCCTCATCCAACGTCACGAAGAGAACGATTCTTTATCAAGCGTGGAATCCATCGAACTCACACTTGCACAATGGAAGATCAAACTCAATTCTTCTCTAAAGACCATGAGCCATGACGAGCTCGTTTTGCTATTTTGTTTTATCGTTTTTCCGGTTTATCTTCTCAAACTCGTCTTCCTTGCCGCGGCCGTCTATTGTATCAACTCGGCTGGTTATCTCGCGATTCGTGACTTAAGGGCGGAGCTATACGCAAAGGCGCAGACGCTCCCACTCAATAACTTTGTGCAGGAAAAGACCGGGATTCTTATGAGTAGAATCATCAACGACGTGGAAGTTCTCGGCAAACTGATCAGCTCCGATCTCAAAGACGCAATCATAGATTTTTTTTATATCATCACACATTTACTTCTTCTTCTCTACTTGAGTTGGAAAATGTTTTTAGCCGTTTTTATCATCGTTCCCCTCGTGATGGGTCCGGTTTCCGCGTTCGCGGATAAAATCCGAAGAGCGACCCGCAACCAACAAGAACGTCTTTCTTCGTTAAACGGACATTTGCAGGAAGTGATCTCCGGTATTCGCGTGATTCGAGCTTTCTCCATGGAAAAAGTCGAAGCCGATCGATTTCGGGAGCTCAATCAGGATCTTTCGGACAAAACCTTCCAGGGACATTTTTATCATCAGATCGGCCCTTCTCTAACGGAATTATTCAGTTCGATCGTCGCGGTGATTTTCTTGAGTTTCGGGGCTTATCTCATGGAAGACGGAACGTTCTCCAGAGGGATGTTTATGGCGTTCTTCCTAACGTTGATTTTCTTGATGAGGCCGTTCAAACAGATGAGTATGCTTTCCAACTCGATTCAGAGCGCAATCTCAGCCGGAGAAAGAGTTTTTGAACTTCTGGATCAAGAAACCGATATTAAAAATCCGGAACATCCAAAATTCTTAAAGAAGATGGTGAAAGGAATCCGATTCGAAAAGGTAACTTTCAGTTATCCCGGATCCAAAAATCCTGCGATCCAAGAAATCGATCTGAATATTCCGAAAGGGGAAACGATCGCGCTGGTAGGCGCATCGGGCGCGGGAAAATCCACGTTAGTCGATCTTGTTCCTCGCCTCATCGATCCACAGGAAGGTGCGATCTATTTGGACGATATCGATATCAGAGAATTGGATCTGAGCAATCTTAGAAAAAGAATCGGAATCGTAGCGCAACAGGTGTTTCTTTTTAATGGAACGATACGGGAAAACATCTGCTACGGAAATCAAGGTGTTACGGACGAACAACTCTACGCCGCATGTGAACAAGCATTCGCGATGGAATTCATCCTTTCCTTCGAAGAAGGTTTTGAAACGATCGTGGGCGAAAGAGGTGTCATGCTTTCGGGCGGTCAAAGACAAAGAATCGCCATTGCAAGGGCGCTTCTTCTCAATCCGGAAATTCTGATTTTGGACGAAGCGACTTCCGCACTCGATACGGAATCGGAAAGACTCGTTCAACAAGCGCTTGAGTCTCTTTATAAGAATCGAACCGTAATCATCATCGCACACCGACTTTCCACCGTTCAGATCGCGAATCGAATCTTTGCGATGGAAGACGGAAGAATCGTAGAATCCGGAACGCATCCCGAACTCATGCAATTGGACGGAAAATATAAAAAACTCTACGACATTCAATTCGTCGAAACGGCTGAAAACGTATAA
- a CDS encoding ABC transporter substrate-binding protein produces the protein MDRFSLLNTSLPFFAGILVLSLLFSGCNRREEDPEELILSIPSDPISLDPLFSTDLSSRTLGKFLYPFLFQKNTGGEEGYQLVESFRLRGTEELRSLQLTLRSHRLTNGDELSAQQVKESLDRLVNTPGPRKNQYSFLKETKVIGEKEIELKISGGLRQAIDSLSLPPAAIVCCKQKDSDLLEAESFETLEKKNIESSLKAGRYVLKEWKKNNYILLEKNPFLKENLPKKIRLRILASASTGVFLFSKGRMDLMRLPNFLLKNPNLKKENLYFRKGSGVQYIAIQSKEPCFDLNFRKAINTAIDPNLVIQKLLEGNADPTFGSVPPGTISETMKKEILNKNPEIDTISSHKKNLAIEYLKQSSCYPKILEREIDFRMRGDEENSANGLALAGFLKEIGLKIKIHPMEKAILYKENAEGKGDLTLLFWYADLPGAWNFIDPLFSGKDKGNGGNRAHYENPEMEVLLSKTRKSDSLRLESETSNALRILLREYPWVFLWSPYETFLLSERAKRYSNLVEFL, from the coding sequence TTGGACAGGTTTAGTCTTTTGAATACTTCTCTACCCTTTTTTGCAGGAATCCTTGTTTTGTCCCTTCTTTTTTCCGGTTGTAATCGGAGGGAAGAAGATCCGGAAGAATTGATCCTTTCCATTCCTTCGGATCCGATCAGCTTGGACCCTTTGTTTTCCACGGATTTGTCTTCGAGGACTCTCGGCAAATTCTTATATCCGTTTTTGTTTCAAAAAAACACCGGCGGAGAGGAAGGGTATCAACTCGTGGAATCCTTTCGATTACGAGGAACGGAAGAACTCCGTTCTCTTCAACTTACACTCAGGTCACATCGCCTAACGAACGGAGATGAATTAAGTGCGCAACAAGTCAAAGAATCTTTGGATCGACTTGTAAACACTCCTGGGCCGAGAAAAAATCAATATTCTTTTTTGAAAGAAACGAAAGTGATCGGAGAAAAGGAGATCGAATTGAAGATCAGCGGTGGACTGAGGCAGGCAATCGACTCCCTTTCCTTACCGCCGGCCGCGATCGTTTGTTGTAAACAGAAAGATTCCGATCTTCTCGAAGCGGAATCCTTTGAAACATTAGAAAAGAAGAATATTGAGTCCTCTCTCAAAGCCGGTCGTTACGTTTTGAAAGAATGGAAAAAAAATAATTATATCCTTTTGGAAAAAAATCCGTTCCTCAAAGAAAACCTTCCCAAAAAAATTCGTCTGAGAATCTTGGCGTCCGCTTCCACCGGCGTATTTTTATTTTCCAAAGGAAGAATGGATCTGATGCGTCTTCCCAATTTTCTACTCAAAAATCCGAATCTAAAAAAAGAGAATTTATATTTTAGAAAAGGATCGGGGGTTCAATACATCGCGATTCAATCCAAGGAACCGTGTTTTGATCTCAATTTTAGAAAAGCGATCAATACCGCGATCGATCCGAATCTTGTGATTCAAAAATTGCTCGAAGGGAATGCGGATCCGACCTTCGGTTCCGTTCCACCGGGAACAATTTCCGAAACGATGAAAAAGGAAATCCTCAATAAGAATCCAGAGATCGATACGATCTCGAGTCATAAAAAGAATCTCGCGATCGAATATCTTAAGCAGTCTTCTTGTTACCCGAAAATTTTAGAGAGAGAAATAGATTTTAGAATGCGAGGCGACGAAGAGAACAGCGCGAACGGATTGGCCTTGGCTGGATTTCTGAAAGAGATCGGTTTAAAGATCAAGATTCATCCTATGGAAAAAGCGATTCTTTATAAAGAGAACGCGGAAGGAAAAGGAGATCTAACGTTGCTTTTCTGGTATGCCGATCTTCCAGGTGCATGGAACTTTATCGATCCCTTATTTTCCGGAAAAGACAAAGGGAACGGCGGAAATCGTGCTCACTACGAAAATCCTGAGATGGAAGTTTTACTTTCCAAAACGAGGAAATCCGATTCCTTACGTTTAGAATCGGAGACCTCGAACGCTTTGCGGATTCTTTTGAGAGAATATCCCTGGGTCTTTCTCTGGTCTCCTTACGAAACGTTTCTTCTTTCCGAAAGAGCGAAACGATATTCTAATTTGGTGGAATTTCTTTAA
- a CDS encoding transglycosylase domain-containing protein has translation MASGSEKLFSIFHSLKEGLQNLFLFSKAHWKQILRYGGIATIAVSSFLIGGSYVVWLTKKDEVVSNLDKFKNEVTNYYEISQIRPIRILDRNGKMIGEFSRRKFKPIRTDNLAEHGNIVWALLSSEDREFYNHHGINYTALIRALIINLTTFQKQGGSTLTQQLAKLTLDLGARNIFNKITEFYCTFYLESQFDKNTILAMYLNRIFLGEGNTGVEEASRYYFNKAAAELTPEEAAMLVGIIPAPSNYNPVRSLKTALKRQKMVLTPMAENTHLHPNPSRIGKNFSSLLESNLKKFKAIYKVEVTKDGEKEFYSSDIARYGFDKDFTVNLAPDFNYGIRQHILDTFSEIDIETRGMNVYTTLDYEKQDAAEKSLREGIESVRRKLLEIKASYQKKDNAEEARTQQSIIDNMNGSLISINPSNGYIEAMVGSYKISNIFRLNRAVSALRQPGSTIKALVYAIAFENRIITPSSKVLDEEINIRGYSPKNWYKGYKGEITARVAFAQSINTVAVKLLNEFGVGDFLEKVSLILDIDKANLEKRFQPNLSLALGSGELSPMELALIYATIANGGKKVTPIQILRITDFEGSEMFSAPLKGPDEAIQILDPVACAETMNLLEAVLSEQGTMKLRLKEENSFPMGGKTGTVQSPKEARKKWGSRKGVRDAWFAGVNPDLVTTVWIGNDVGAPFEGSGSAISGNIWFRYVNYIASNIGFSDTLIKPFNGDFVKVDVCGDTGSLLHSSVPCAHPLYGQYYYIGEQPGPPSDATNVTTETNTQENSPAIGDRKNAPPQPEDGDEDSVELELPEVKEIPPN, from the coding sequence ATGGCATCCGGTAGCGAAAAACTATTTTCCATATTTCATTCCCTTAAGGAAGGTCTTCAAAACCTCTTCCTCTTTTCAAAAGCTCATTGGAAACAAATTCTAAGATACGGAGGAATTGCAACGATTGCTGTTTCGTCTTTTTTAATCGGCGGCTCGTACGTGGTCTGGCTTACAAAAAAAGACGAGGTAGTTTCCAATCTTGATAAATTTAAGAATGAAGTAACGAACTACTATGAGATAAGTCAGATTCGTCCGATTCGGATATTAGATCGAAACGGAAAAATGATCGGAGAATTTTCAAGAAGAAAGTTTAAGCCGATTCGAACCGATAATCTCGCCGAACACGGAAATATTGTCTGGGCCCTCCTCTCTTCCGAGGATCGTGAATTTTACAACCACCACGGAATCAACTACACGGCTTTAATCAGGGCGCTCATCATCAACTTGACGACATTTCAAAAACAGGGAGGTTCCACTCTTACTCAGCAACTTGCGAAACTCACTTTGGATCTTGGCGCGCGAAACATCTTCAATAAGATTACGGAATTCTACTGTACCTTTTATCTGGAAAGTCAATTCGATAAGAATACGATTCTAGCGATGTATCTCAACCGAATCTTCTTGGGGGAAGGAAACACGGGAGTAGAAGAAGCGAGCCGTTACTATTTTAACAAGGCCGCCGCCGAGCTTACTCCGGAAGAAGCCGCCATGCTGGTAGGAATCATTCCTGCTCCTTCGAATTACAACCCTGTTCGAAGCCTCAAGACGGCGCTAAAAAGACAAAAGATGGTCTTAACTCCGATGGCGGAGAACACACATCTTCATCCAAATCCTTCCAGAATAGGAAAGAATTTTTCAAGTCTCTTAGAATCGAATCTCAAAAAGTTCAAAGCGATCTATAAAGTCGAAGTCACAAAAGACGGAGAAAAGGAATTTTATTCCTCCGATATCGCAAGATACGGATTCGATAAGGACTTTACGGTCAATCTCGCACCCGATTTTAATTACGGAATCCGTCAACATATCCTCGACACTTTTTCCGAAATCGATATTGAAACCAGAGGGATGAACGTCTACACGACTCTTGATTACGAAAAACAAGACGCGGCCGAAAAATCCCTCCGTGAAGGAATCGAATCCGTCCGTAGGAAGTTGCTCGAAATCAAAGCCTCTTACCAAAAGAAAGACAACGCAGAGGAAGCGAGAACACAACAATCCATTATCGACAACATGAACGGTTCTCTCATTTCGATCAATCCGAGCAACGGTTATATTGAAGCGATGGTGGGTAGTTACAAAATTTCGAATATATTCCGCCTCAATCGTGCGGTCTCCGCCCTAAGACAACCGGGTTCTACGATCAAAGCCCTCGTTTATGCGATCGCTTTCGAGAATAGAATCATCACTCCTTCCTCGAAAGTTTTGGACGAAGAGATCAATATCAGAGGATACTCTCCGAAAAATTGGTATAAGGGTTATAAAGGAGAGATCACTGCGAGAGTTGCGTTCGCACAATCCATCAATACGGTCGCAGTAAAATTGTTAAACGAATTCGGAGTTGGAGACTTCTTGGAAAAGGTCTCCTTGATTCTGGATATCGATAAAGCGAACCTGGAAAAAAGATTCCAACCCAATCTTTCTCTCGCCCTCGGTTCCGGAGAATTGTCTCCGATGGAACTTGCTCTCATTTACGCGACCATCGCCAATGGCGGCAAAAAAGTGACTCCGATTCAAATTCTAAGAATCACGGATTTCGAAGGAAGCGAAATGTTTTCGGCTCCTCTCAAAGGTCCTGACGAAGCGATCCAAATTTTGGATCCGGTCGCTTGTGCGGAAACGATGAATCTTTTAGAAGCGGTCTTAAGCGAACAAGGAACGATGAAACTCCGGCTCAAAGAGGAAAATTCTTTTCCGATGGGCGGTAAAACCGGAACCGTTCAGTCTCCTAAAGAAGCTCGGAAAAAATGGGGCTCTCGGAAGGGAGTTAGGGACGCTTGGTTTGCGGGAGTCAATCCGGACCTGGTTACGACGGTCTGGATCGGAAACGATGTCGGAGCTCCGTTTGAAGGTTCCGGTTCTGCGATCAGCGGAAATATCTGGTTTCGTTACGTGAATTATATCGCAAGCAATATCGGCTTTTCCGATACGCTGATCAAACCGTTTAACGGCGATTTTGTGAAAGTCGACGTCTGCGGCGACACCGGCTCACTTCTCCATTCTTCCGTTCCTTGTGCTCATCCTCTCTACGGACAATATTATTACATCGGAGAACAACCCGGACCTCCTTCCGACGCGACTAACGTAACAACGGAAACAAATACGCAAGAAAATTCTCCGGCTATAGGAGATCGAAAAAATGCTCCGCCACAGCCTGAGGACGGAGACGAAGATTCCGTGGAACTCGAACTTCCTGAAGTTAAAGAAATTCCACCAAATTAG
- a CDS encoding OmpA family protein, which translates to MRSKLRSILPLILSFPFLTGLQAEDKIFTGKILQFGKLLSTENAFIPIESNEITAELSKLNDKTVRILCNMKGSTCNPIRYEIHPFLNESEIKPWTIKKIPDYVNHNIFAFNPTASPDGKHLFWTAYIKRGKSGTQKIWYSKLDERGFWEDGKEMGSPLNNEMPSAVISALPGGNELFVFGTFGEKELLDELGKEFESKGEAAARSSKNSNEYRKKIEELRNEYDDKSKQITRRVPLYKSFKEKDSWSKPSILKFPDFYNLYRKKNDSSQEVFGGSTLSSSGRILIYSSQHKDAKGKLDLYVSKMLSDGTFPLGMNLGEVINSEHEEMAPFLASDDRTLYFSSDGHKGLSIYMTRRIGEGWDQWTKPTEVSENLKGVNFFSIPANSDWAYISKEGQLFMAYLPKEMRPDKVVVVNGKVVDTDGKPLSADIYYESLKSHEKIGSAKSDPATGNFSIVLPFGENYGFYAQKKGYLPVSQNLNLSSRKKIPDNVEVVLQLPPIQERGTIQINNLFFESKSFQIAPESAPELDRLAEIVKENPEIEIQIEGHTDNVGKKKDNLLLSEKRALAVAEYLSKRHSIPMQRIQTRGFGDSVPLNKNDSDEGRRKNRRVNFTILKKK; encoded by the coding sequence ATGCGCTCCAAACTTCGATCCATTCTTCCTCTGATTCTAAGTTTCCCCTTCCTTACGGGTCTTCAAGCCGAAGACAAAATCTTTACGGGAAAGATTCTTCAATTCGGAAAATTATTGAGCACGGAGAACGCATTCATTCCGATCGAGTCGAACGAAATCACCGCCGAACTTTCCAAACTCAACGACAAGACCGTTCGAATTCTTTGCAACATGAAGGGTTCTACGTGCAATCCGATCCGTTATGAAATCCATCCTTTTCTCAACGAGAGCGAGATCAAACCTTGGACGATCAAAAAAATTCCCGATTACGTAAATCATAATATCTTTGCATTCAATCCGACCGCGTCTCCGGACGGGAAACACCTTTTCTGGACAGCTTATATCAAAAGAGGTAAATCCGGAACTCAGAAGATTTGGTATTCCAAACTCGACGAAAGAGGTTTTTGGGAAGACGGAAAAGAAATGGGTTCTCCCCTAAACAACGAGATGCCTTCCGCGGTCATCTCCGCCCTTCCCGGCGGAAACGAACTCTTCGTCTTCGGAACGTTTGGCGAAAAAGAATTGTTGGACGAACTCGGAAAAGAATTCGAATCCAAAGGAGAAGCCGCGGCCCGTTCTTCCAAAAATTCGAACGAATACAGAAAGAAGATAGAAGAACTCAGAAACGAATACGACGACAAATCAAAACAGATCACAAGAAGAGTTCCTTTGTACAAAAGTTTTAAGGAGAAAGATTCTTGGTCGAAGCCGAGTATATTAAAATTCCCTGATTTTTACAATCTCTACAGAAAGAAAAACGATTCCAGCCAGGAAGTTTTCGGCGGCTCCACACTTTCTTCATCGGGAAGAATTTTGATCTATTCTTCCCAACACAAGGATGCAAAAGGAAAACTCGATCTCTACGTGAGTAAAATGTTGTCGGACGGCACTTTTCCTCTCGGAATGAATCTAGGAGAAGTGATCAATTCCGAACACGAAGAGATGGCGCCGTTTCTTGCGAGCGACGATCGAACTCTTTATTTTTCTAGCGACGGACACAAAGGTCTTTCCATCTACATGACAAGAAGAATCGGAGAAGGTTGGGACCAATGGACCAAACCTACCGAAGTTTCCGAAAATCTAAAAGGTGTGAATTTCTTTTCAATTCCGGCAAACAGCGACTGGGCTTATATAAGCAAAGAAGGACAGTTGTTTATGGCGTATCTTCCGAAAGAGATGCGACCTGACAAAGTCGTCGTGGTTAACGGAAAAGTAGTCGACACGGATGGAAAACCGCTATCCGCCGATATATATTATGAATCTTTAAAGTCCCATGAAAAAATTGGAAGCGCTAAAAGTGATCCGGCCACAGGAAACTTTTCCATCGTCCTTCCGTTCGGAGAAAACTACGGATTTTACGCGCAAAAGAAAGGATATCTCCCCGTTTCCCAAAATCTGAATTTGAGTTCTCGAAAAAAAATTCCCGATAACGTGGAAGTCGTATTACAATTACCACCGATTCAAGAGCGTGGTACGATTCAGATCAATAACTTATTTTTTGAATCGAAAAGTTTTCAGATCGCTCCCGAATCCGCCCCGGAATTGGACAGACTCGCCGAAATCGTAAAAGAAAATCCGGAAATCGAAATTCAGATCGAAGGACATACCGATAACGTGGGTAAGAAAAAGGACAATCTCCTGCTTTCCGAAAAACGCGCGTTAGCCGTCGCAGAATATCTTTCTAAGAGACATTCGATTCCTATGCAAAGAATCCAGACTCGCGGTTTTGGAGACAGTGTTCCTCTCAATAAGAATGATTCCGATGAAGGTCGAAGGAAGAATCGAAGAGTGAATTTTACGATCTTGAAGAAGAAGTGA
- a CDS encoding ABC-F family ATPase — MISTSGLTLNFGKKILFENVSVKFKENCRYGLIGANGSGKSTFMKILAGLEQAANGTVSIDAGVKVGYLKQDHYEFENETVLNTVIMGNKELWEVSQERDAIYSKPEMSDEDGMRVSELEEKYGELGGYEAESTAGELLEGLGIPTSSHTQTLSYLTGGFKLRVLLAQVLFEKPEVLLLDEPTNHLDIKTIHWLEEFLTNYRGVVIVISHDRHFINSIATHIADLDYQSLTIYPGNYDEYMEASTMARERLLDENKRKKEKIAELQEFVTRFSANASKSKQATSRQKQIEKIKLDDVKPSSRVSPYIRFKIKKPLGKDVILAENISKSYDRPIFKDFTTNITKGEKIAIIGTNGVGKTTLLKTLMKQLEPDSGKVVIGDSVTASIFPQDHREGIVEDADTIVEWLYRYADPGTEMEEIRAILGRMLFSGDMAKKPTSVLSGGEKSRIIIGRMIMTGDNLLALDEPTNHLDLETIEALNYALSVFEGTVIFVSHDREFVSSLATRVIEVSTEGIRDFKGSYEDFLEREGAEFYKRLSGGPVLAET, encoded by the coding sequence ATGATCAGCACTTCCGGATTAACCCTAAACTTTGGTAAAAAAATTCTTTTTGAGAACGTTTCGGTTAAATTCAAGGAGAACTGCCGCTACGGATTGATCGGCGCTAACGGCTCCGGTAAGTCCACTTTTATGAAGATTCTCGCGGGTCTGGAGCAAGCCGCGAACGGAACCGTTTCGATCGACGCCGGAGTAAAGGTCGGGTACTTAAAACAGGATCATTACGAATTTGAAAACGAAACCGTGCTCAACACGGTCATCATGGGGAATAAGGAACTCTGGGAAGTTTCCCAGGAAAGAGACGCGATCTATTCCAAACCGGAAATGTCCGACGAAGACGGAATGAGAGTTTCCGAACTCGAAGAAAAATACGGTGAACTCGGCGGCTACGAAGCCGAAAGTACCGCGGGAGAATTGCTCGAAGGTTTGGGAATTCCCACTTCGAGTCATACGCAGACTCTTTCGTATTTGACCGGAGGTTTTAAACTCCGCGTTTTATTGGCTCAGGTTTTGTTTGAAAAGCCGGAAGTTCTTCTTTTGGACGAGCCTACCAACCACTTGGATATCAAGACCATTCACTGGCTGGAAGAATTCTTAACAAACTATCGCGGCGTTGTCATCGTGATTTCCCACGACCGTCACTTCATCAATTCGATCGCGACTCATATCGCCGACTTGGACTATCAATCGCTTACGATTTATCCCGGAAACTACGACGAATACATGGAAGCTTCTACGATGGCTCGTGAAAGACTTTTAGACGAGAACAAACGGAAGAAAGAAAAAATTGCCGAACTACAAGAATTCGTAACCCGCTTTAGTGCGAATGCGAGTAAATCCAAACAAGCCACCTCGAGACAAAAGCAGATCGAAAAAATCAAACTCGACGACGTAAAACCTTCTTCTCGGGTTTCTCCTTATATCCGTTTTAAAATCAAAAAACCTTTGGGAAAGGATGTGATCCTCGCGGAGAATATTTCGAAATCCTATGACAGACCGATTTTCAAGGATTTTACGACCAATATCACCAAAGGTGAAAAGATCGCGATCATCGGAACCAACGGAGTTGGAAAGACAACTCTTCTCAAAACCCTAATGAAACAGCTCGAACCCGATTCCGGAAAAGTTGTCATCGGAGATTCGGTCACCGCTTCCATCTTTCCTCAAGATCACAGGGAAGGAATCGTGGAAGACGCGGATACGATCGTGGAATGGCTCTATCGTTATGCGGATCCGGGAACGGAGATGGAAGAGATCCGCGCCATTTTAGGAAGAATGTTGTTTAGCGGCGACATGGCTAAAAAACCTACGAGCGTCCTTTCCGGAGGAGAAAAATCCCGCATCATCATCGGAAGAATGATCATGACGGGAGACAATCTTCTTGCACTCGACGAGCCGACGAACCACTTAGATTTGGAAACGATCGAAGCGCTCAACTACGCGTTATCCGTCTTTGAGGGAACCGTTATCTTCGTTTCTCACGACCGGGAATTCGTTTCCTCTCTCGCCACCAGAGTAATCGAAGTATCCACGGAAGGAATTCGGGATTTTAAAGGAAGTTACGAAGATTTCCTTGAAAGAGAAGGAGCGGAATTTTACAAACGATTGTCCGGCGGCCCGGTTCTCGCGGAAACCTGA